The following coding sequences lie in one Flavobacterium sediminis genomic window:
- a CDS encoding gliding motility-associated C-terminal domain-containing protein, with the protein MYLHYRYLIMVILMISTASTGQCLDNFTRPSDDFVLSSWSVRCQNGNDGIIDISNISSTAGNFTNQGFIIRILSGPTGTSNYAVPINESTFSITGLVAGTYTLDIMDQCGGNSSDKTIVVGSPSNYLTATFLMRNTFNNTSLSGCGNSVKYRFLFVAPGSSGDIELVLTNSANNTLIFNLPIARTKSAMNNSYSLDVEVPVAFFNGQDITYNASNLCSSFSGAISCPLNYDIVFGVPSINESSDPDNSCNLGFNIKIFRDYMVNPITVSVEESCNPGQAATNAFGEVLQPQSVNVAHLNSQPMGMATVVDLGLKYNTHYDITFTDACGKEVVKHVIQNGTPFDPALSCENGLVTDSGGFFDDVAFINFNGLPYSSQSVGPLTITVNSGPSTYTTSNGTGGSVITSPIQYPYIVNFSSPYAYMLIEKDNVKAFPSGNYNFTIEDACGKTANYSMNTSCVKDYTLSHHINYCEEVSDSLEVRINIPKALFGTYAAIYKSDGTLVYSDKIQVGPPFNFQPVAQTGRIYLTLQNNETYFFRYGGVDGFGTAVYPTQLGGSNLNTRLQGGFLYEYQFSINLEPFHFDSIIACETTVELEATGGTAPYKYSLYDSTGNTLLENYQDSNIFSGLTVGMTYLAKTRDNCGREFAQPFTVYAAPDPTFQIVNQPSCNTSNGVVLFENLPTDWTITNVDTNEEYNGATATFNLENLPGQIYNFEVKDNDTNCTSTSFLTIYLFSENCPESHDDVFYCSDSDSDYVIDVLQNDNTSIGLDMQSINLIAPNNATSFVYQWGLVKGFTVPSEGVWSVDDVVGKVHFTKFPSALSITSVAYTVKDIEGNLANQASIYFDCLPIAVDDVGFYTVGQSVTLPILDNDTSGSVVDPLTVVLLSNQGNATSTTAELTLQIPAEGTWSVDLTNGQTTFLPETGFSGLPSSIQYTVEDFDGNVSNVATISLIENDCDIQVTIPGFSLEHVQCYGEIPTQESLSVEDFMALGDQTGQVSSSCGVIVITAENEGVNGCNQVITRTYHIVIYDNQSNVTNNSAEILYETEFTQQFLIQDTIPPQFTSTVPATIVLGPTDEIPSSDTVSVTDNCSEVQIDFNEETIEGTCETEMNIIRTWIATDWCGNVSSYTQEIIIQDNTYPEFYPDRLETLYLSCETTLPEVDVTALDNGQPIAVTYEEEKIEGDCSSFYRINRKWKAVDGCGNINILEQTVEVTCDINVYNALSPDGDGINDYLILEGIECFPDNQVTIFDRWGSIVFETHGYDNSLNVFKGRAQSGMRVDTKALPTGTYYYIITYNAPIENNFEDKKKTGYLYINQ; encoded by the coding sequence ATGTATTTACACTATAGATATTTGATTATGGTAATCTTAATGATAAGCACTGCTTCAACAGGACAGTGTTTAGACAATTTTACCAGACCAAGTGATGATTTTGTTTTGAGTTCATGGTCCGTTCGTTGTCAAAACGGGAATGACGGAATAATAGATATTTCAAATATAAGTAGTACAGCAGGTAATTTTACGAACCAAGGGTTTATTATCAGAATTTTGAGCGGTCCTACGGGAACTTCAAATTATGCTGTTCCGATAAATGAATCAACTTTTTCAATAACAGGATTAGTTGCCGGAACCTACACATTAGACATCATGGATCAATGTGGAGGAAATAGTTCGGACAAAACAATAGTCGTAGGGAGTCCTAGTAACTATTTAACGGCAACTTTTTTGATGCGTAATACTTTCAATAATACTTCACTGTCGGGGTGTGGCAATTCTGTCAAATATCGTTTTCTTTTTGTTGCCCCAGGTTCATCAGGAGATATTGAATTGGTTTTAACTAATTCAGCAAACAACACTTTGATTTTCAATCTTCCGATTGCCAGAACTAAATCGGCTATGAATAACTCATATAGTTTAGATGTAGAGGTGCCGGTAGCATTTTTTAACGGACAAGATATTACTTACAACGCATCAAATTTATGTAGTTCATTCTCAGGAGCTATTTCTTGTCCGTTAAATTATGATATTGTTTTCGGAGTGCCTTCCATTAATGAAAGCAGTGACCCTGATAATTCCTGTAATTTAGGGTTTAATATAAAGATATTCAGAGACTATATGGTCAACCCGATTACGGTTAGTGTTGAAGAAAGTTGCAATCCGGGACAAGCTGCGACTAATGCTTTCGGAGAAGTTTTACAACCACAAAGCGTTAATGTAGCACACTTGAACTCCCAGCCTATGGGAATGGCAACAGTAGTAGATCTAGGATTAAAATACAATACACATTATGATATAACTTTTACAGATGCTTGTGGGAAAGAAGTCGTTAAGCATGTGATACAGAACGGAACACCTTTTGATCCGGCTTTAAGCTGTGAGAATGGTTTAGTGACTGATTCAGGAGGCTTCTTTGATGATGTGGCTTTTATAAATTTTAACGGATTGCCATACAGTTCACAATCAGTAGGGCCGTTAACAATAACGGTAAATTCAGGGCCTTCAACGTATACAACAAGTAACGGAACCGGCGGAAGTGTAATCACTTCTCCTATTCAGTATCCTTATATAGTTAATTTCAGTTCGCCTTATGCTTATATGCTGATAGAAAAAGACAATGTAAAAGCATTTCCGTCAGGAAATTATAATTTTACCATAGAAGATGCTTGCGGAAAAACCGCTAATTACTCAATGAATACGTCATGTGTAAAAGATTATACGCTTTCTCATCATATAAATTATTGTGAAGAGGTTTCTGATAGCCTGGAGGTACGGATCAATATACCAAAAGCTTTATTCGGGACTTATGCCGCTATTTATAAATCGGACGGAACATTAGTGTATTCAGATAAGATACAAGTGGGACCACCATTTAATTTTCAACCGGTAGCTCAAACCGGAAGAATTTATCTGACATTGCAGAATAATGAAACCTATTTCTTCAGATACGGAGGTGTTGACGGTTTCGGTACAGCAGTTTATCCGACTCAATTAGGAGGAAGTAATTTAAATACCAGATTACAAGGGGGCTTTTTATACGAGTATCAATTCTCTATTAACCTGGAGCCATTTCACTTTGATTCAATAATAGCCTGTGAAACAACGGTAGAATTAGAAGCTACAGGAGGAACAGCTCCGTATAAGTATTCATTATATGACAGTACAGGTAATACACTATTAGAAAATTATCAGGATTCAAATATTTTTTCCGGATTGACCGTAGGAATGACCTATTTAGCTAAAACAAGAGATAATTGTGGTAGAGAATTTGCACAACCATTTACCGTTTATGCCGCTCCGGATCCGACTTTTCAAATTGTGAACCAACCATCATGTAATACAAGTAATGGAGTCGTTCTTTTTGAAAATCTTCCGACAGACTGGACGATTACCAATGTAGATACAAATGAGGAATATAATGGCGCTACTGCAACATTTAATTTAGAGAATTTACCGGGACAGATCTACAATTTTGAAGTTAAAGATAATGATACAAATTGTACATCTACATCATTTTTAACTATATATCTGTTTTCGGAAAATTGTCCTGAATCGCATGATGATGTATTTTATTGTTCTGATTCAGATAGTGATTATGTTATTGATGTACTCCAAAATGATAATACAAGCATAGGTTTAGATATGCAATCTATTAACCTTATTGCTCCCAATAATGCTACATCCTTCGTATATCAATGGGGGTTGGTGAAGGGGTTTACAGTACCTAGTGAAGGGGTATGGTCTGTAGACGATGTAGTAGGCAAGGTTCATTTCACTAAATTTCCTTCTGCTTTGAGTATAACAAGCGTAGCTTATACTGTAAAAGATATTGAGGGAAATTTAGCGAACCAGGCCAGTATTTATTTTGATTGTTTACCGATTGCCGTAGATGATGTCGGCTTTTATACTGTCGGTCAGTCAGTGACTTTACCGATCTTAGATAATGATACTTCGGGTTCTGTTGTAGATCCGTTAACAGTTGTATTGCTGTCAAATCAAGGAAATGCAACAAGTACTACAGCTGAATTAACCTTGCAAATTCCCGCTGAAGGAACATGGAGCGTTGATCTGACGAACGGACAAACGACTTTTTTACCGGAAACCGGCTTTTCGGGTTTGCCATCTTCAATTCAATATACTGTAGAAGATTTTGATGGAAATGTGTCTAATGTTGCTACTATAAGTCTGATCGAAAATGATTGTGATATTCAGGTTACAATTCCCGGTTTTTCATTGGAACATGTCCAGTGCTACGGTGAGATTCCTACTCAGGAAAGTTTATCTGTAGAAGACTTTATGGCATTGGGTGATCAAACCGGTCAGGTTAGTTCAAGCTGTGGCGTTATTGTAATAACGGCTGAAAATGAAGGTGTAAACGGCTGTAATCAAGTTATAACAAGAACATACCATATTGTAATCTATGATAACCAAAGCAATGTAACCAATAATTCAGCAGAAATACTTTATGAAACCGAGTTTACACAGCAATTTTTAATTCAGGATACAATTCCTCCCCAATTTACATCAACAGTACCGGCAACAATAGTATTAGGTCCTACAGATGAAATTCCTTCATCAGATACTGTCAGTGTTACAGATAATTGTAGTGAGGTGCAGATAGATTTTAATGAAGAAACAATAGAAGGAACTTGTGAAACAGAAATGAATATAATAAGAACTTGGATTGCAACAGATTGGTGTGGTAATGTAAGCTCATATACTCAGGAAATTATTATTCAGGATAACACCTATCCGGAGTTTTATCCTGATAGGTTAGAAACACTTTATTTAAGTTGTGAAACAACGCTTCCGGAGGTAGACGTTACAGCTTTGGATAATGGACAGCCTATAGCTGTTACTTATGAAGAGGAAAAGATAGAAGGAGACTGTTCCAGTTTTTATAGAATAAACAGAAAATGGAAAGCAGTAGATGGTTGTGGGAATATTAATATTTTGGAACAAACAGTAGAAGTGACCTGTGATATAAATGTCTACAATGCTTTGTCACCTGATGGTGATGGAATAAATGATTATCTGATTCTCGAAGGGATAGAGTGTTTTCCGGACAATCAGGTTACTATTTTCGATCGTTGGGGAAGTATCGTTTTTGAAACGCATGGCTATGATAATAGTTTAAATGTTTTTAAAGGGAGAGCTCAAAGCGGAATGCGTGTCGATACTAAAGCTTTACCGACAGGAACATACTATTACATTATAACGTACAATGCACCGATTGAAAATAATTTTGAAGATAAGAAGAAGACAGGTTATTTGTATATTAATCAGTAA